A portion of the Enterobacter sp. SA187 genome contains these proteins:
- the yfhb gene encoding phosphatidylglycerophosphatase C yields MANSERRVVFFDLDGTLHQQDMFGTFLRYMLRRQPLNALLVLPLLPIIGGALLIKGRAARWPMSLLLWGCTWGHSEARLKQLEKEFVAWFRTKVTAFPVVQDRLTNYLAASDADIWLITGSPQPLVEQVYFDTPWLPRVNLIASQVHRRYGGWVLTMRCLGHEKVVQLERKIGTPLRLYSGYSDSKQDNPLLYFCQHRWRVTPRGELQQLE; encoded by the coding sequence TTGGCTAACAGCGAGCGTCGTGTCGTTTTTTTTGACCTGGATGGCACACTGCATCAGCAGGATATGTTTGGTACCTTCTTGCGTTACATGTTGCGTCGTCAGCCACTGAATGCGCTGCTCGTTCTGCCGTTGCTGCCCATTATCGGCGGCGCGTTACTGATCAAAGGACGCGCCGCGCGCTGGCCGATGAGCCTGCTGTTATGGGGCTGTACCTGGGGGCACAGCGAAGCGCGCCTGAAACAGCTGGAAAAGGAGTTTGTCGCCTGGTTTCGCACCAAAGTCACCGCGTTCCCCGTGGTGCAGGACCGTCTTACCAACTATCTTGCCGCCTCCGACGCCGACATCTGGCTGATCACCGGTTCGCCGCAGCCGCTGGTGGAGCAGGTCTATTTCGATACCCCCTGGCTGCCGCGCGTCAATCTGATCGCAAGCCAGGTCCATCGCCGTTACGGCGGCTGGGTGCTGACCATGCGCTGCCTCGGCCATGAAAAAGTGGTGCAGCTGGAGCGCAAAATCGGCACGCCGCTGCGGCTGTACAGCGGTTACAGCGACAGCAAACAGGACAACCCCCTGCTTTACTTCTGCCAGCATCGCTGGCGCGTTACGCCGCGCGGCGAACTCCAGCAACTCGAATAG
- a CDS encoding PTS transporter subunit EIIC, with translation MDKTTTLASEILRGIGGQQNISRLENCMTRVRVEVHDDALLDIAGLKQLPGVSGYVKQGEQHQLIVGPGRAAQVVDAMKALMGAKGDTPVTDDVERNKAQAKSKYKAPMSDALRMLANVFIPLIPAFIASGLITGIINILKRPDIVGDVATQYPNLLGLLAIFGSAVFAIMNILVGVNTAKVFGGSLAMGGVMAGILSSPQLAQITLFGEQLQPGRGGVIAVLLVVALMCWIEKRLRALLPGSIELILNPLLTTLITGAIAIVALQPLGGWISEAIAHGASWAIDRGGFLVGAIMAGTFLPLVLTGLHQGLVPIHVELVQAHGYNALLPILSMAGVGQVGAAIAVLMKTRNSRLKKLCKGALPVGLLGIGEPLIFGVTLPLGKPFLGACLGGAVGGALISYFKVATVITFGISGLPLALTIVTGKVVLYLLGYLVAVIAGFLFTWLLGFNDPEE, from the coding sequence ATGGATAAAACCACAACGCTGGCCAGTGAGATCCTGCGGGGCATTGGCGGGCAGCAGAATATTTCGCGTCTGGAAAATTGTATGACGCGGGTGCGCGTCGAAGTGCACGACGATGCGCTGCTGGATATTGCCGGTTTAAAACAACTCCCCGGCGTCAGCGGCTATGTGAAGCAGGGGGAGCAGCACCAGCTGATTGTCGGGCCTGGCAGGGCCGCGCAGGTAGTGGATGCTATGAAAGCGCTGATGGGGGCTAAAGGCGACACGCCGGTGACCGACGACGTTGAGCGCAACAAAGCCCAGGCCAAAAGCAAATACAAAGCGCCGATGAGCGATGCGCTGCGCATGCTGGCGAACGTTTTCATTCCGCTTATTCCGGCCTTTATCGCCTCGGGGCTTATCACCGGCATCATTAATATCCTCAAGCGCCCGGATATTGTTGGCGACGTGGCGACCCAGTATCCCAACCTGCTCGGTCTGCTGGCGATTTTCGGCAGTGCGGTGTTTGCCATCATGAACATTCTGGTGGGGGTGAATACCGCGAAAGTGTTCGGCGGATCGCTTGCAATGGGCGGCGTCATGGCGGGGATTTTGTCCAGCCCGCAGCTGGCGCAAATTACCCTGTTCGGGGAACAGCTCCAGCCGGGACGCGGCGGGGTGATCGCCGTGCTGCTGGTGGTGGCGCTGATGTGCTGGATCGAAAAGCGCCTGCGCGCGCTGCTTCCCGGCTCTATTGAGCTGATCCTTAACCCGCTGCTGACCACGCTCATCACCGGCGCGATTGCCATAGTGGCGCTGCAACCGCTTGGCGGCTGGATCTCCGAAGCCATCGCCCACGGTGCGTCCTGGGCTATCGATCGCGGCGGTTTCCTGGTGGGCGCGATCATGGCCGGGACATTCCTGCCGCTGGTGCTGACCGGGCTGCATCAGGGGCTGGTGCCGATCCACGTCGAGCTGGTGCAGGCCCACGGCTATAACGCGCTGTTGCCGATCCTCTCTATGGCGGGCGTAGGCCAGGTGGGCGCGGCTATCGCGGTGCTGATGAAAACCCGTAACAGCCGCCTGAAAAAGCTCTGTAAAGGGGCGCTGCCGGTAGGTTTGCTGGGTATTGGCGAACCGCTGATTTTTGGCGTCACCCTGCCGCTCGGCAAGCCATTCCTCGGGGCTTGTCTGGGCGGTGCCGTGGGCGGGGCGCTGATCAGCTACTTTAAAGTGGCGACAGTGATCACCTTCGGAATTTCCGGTTTACCGCTGGCATTAACGATAGTGACCGGAAAAGTCGTGCTCTATCTGTTAGGCTATTTAGTGGCGGTTATTGCCGGGTTCCTCTTTACCTGGCTTTTAGGGTTCAACGATCCAGAGGAGTAA
- the murQ gene encoding N-acetylmuramic acid 6-phosphate etherase yields MNLGLLVSETRNSQTMDLDALSTIELVNRFNQQDTLVALAVKETLPEVAKAVDAAAAALKSGGRIIYMGAGTSGRLGVLDASECPPTFGVPHGLVVGLIAGGPGALLKAVEGAEDDPLLGEGDLQALNLKAEDLVVGLAASGRTPYVIGGLKYARTLGCTTVAISCNPGSPIAQIADIAISPVVGPEALTGSTRLKSGTAQKLVLNMISTGAMVKFGKVYQNLMVDMKATNVKLVDRACRMVVEATGAERSEAEAILKQTDYDVKPAILMILSGLDAAAARAKLAAHQGFLRAALEN; encoded by the coding sequence ATGAATCTTGGCTTACTGGTATCAGAAACACGCAATTCACAGACAATGGATTTAGATGCCTTGTCGACCATCGAACTGGTTAACCGTTTTAATCAACAGGATACGCTGGTCGCCCTGGCAGTGAAAGAAACATTACCCGAGGTGGCGAAAGCGGTGGATGCCGCCGCCGCCGCCCTGAAGTCCGGCGGGCGGATTATTTATATGGGCGCGGGCACCAGCGGGCGGCTGGGGGTGCTGGATGCCTCTGAGTGTCCGCCCACCTTTGGCGTACCGCATGGGCTGGTGGTCGGGCTGATTGCCGGCGGGCCGGGGGCGCTGCTTAAAGCGGTGGAAGGCGCGGAAGACGATCCGCTGCTGGGGGAGGGCGATTTACAGGCGCTGAACCTGAAGGCAGAGGATCTGGTGGTCGGGCTGGCCGCCTCCGGGCGCACGCCTTATGTCATCGGCGGGCTGAAGTATGCCCGTACCCTCGGCTGTACTACGGTGGCGATCTCCTGTAATCCCGGCTCGCCAATCGCGCAGATCGCCGATATTGCCATCTCCCCGGTGGTCGGGCCGGAAGCGCTGACCGGCTCCACACGCCTGAAATCCGGCACCGCGCAAAAACTGGTGCTGAATATGATCTCCACCGGTGCGATGGTGAAGTTCGGCAAGGTCTATCAGAACCTGATGGTGGATATGAAGGCCACTAACGTCAAACTGGTGGATCGCGCCTGCCGCATGGTGGTGGAAGCCACGGGCGCGGAACGCAGCGAAGCCGAAGCGATCCTCAAACAAACCGACTATGACGTCAAACCAGCGATCCTGATGATCCTCAGCGGGCTGGATGCCGCCGCCGCGCGGGCAAAACTCGCGGCGCACCAGGGCTTTTTACGCGCAGCATTAGAAAATTAA
- a CDS encoding MurR/RpiR family transcriptional regulator — MNCLIRIRQRYPGLAQSDKKLADFILAQPDVARHLSSQQLASEAGVSQSSVVKFSQKLGFKGFPALKLAISEALVSHPNPQAVPLHNQIRGDDPLRLVGEKLIQDNVNAMHATLDVNSEEKLQESVQLLRGARRIVLTGIGASGLVARNFGWKLLKIGFNAVVEQDMHALLATVQALGPGDVLVAVSYSGERREINLAADETFRVGGRILAITGFTPNTLQQRASHCLYTIAEEQATRSAAISSSSAQMMLTDLLFMALVQQDIEHAPERIRHSEALVKKLV; from the coding sequence ATGAACTGTTTGATTCGCATCCGTCAGCGCTACCCTGGGCTGGCGCAGAGCGATAAGAAGCTGGCGGATTTTATTCTGGCGCAGCCGGACGTGGCCCGTCACCTTAGCTCCCAGCAGTTAGCCAGCGAAGCCGGCGTCAGCCAGTCCAGCGTGGTGAAATTCTCCCAGAAGCTCGGCTTTAAAGGGTTTCCGGCGCTGAAGCTGGCGATAAGCGAAGCGCTGGTCAGCCATCCGAACCCGCAGGCCGTGCCGCTGCATAATCAGATCCGCGGCGACGATCCGCTGCGTCTGGTGGGCGAGAAACTTATCCAGGACAATGTGAACGCCATGCATGCGACCCTGGACGTGAACAGCGAAGAAAAACTTCAGGAGAGCGTGCAGCTGCTGCGCGGCGCGCGGCGTATTGTGCTCACCGGGATCGGCGCATCCGGACTGGTGGCGCGGAACTTTGGCTGGAAGCTGCTAAAGATTGGCTTTAACGCGGTGGTGGAGCAGGATATGCACGCGCTGCTGGCAACGGTACAGGCGCTGGGGCCGGGTGACGTGCTGGTGGCGGTGTCCTATTCCGGCGAGCGGCGGGAAATCAATCTGGCGGCGGACGAAACCTTCCGCGTCGGCGGCAGGATCCTTGCCATTACCGGCTTTACGCCCAACACGCTGCAACAGCGGGCCTCCCACTGTCTGTACACCATTGCGGAGGAACAGGCGACGCGCAGCGCGGCCATCTCCTCTTCCAGCGCGCAGATGATGCTAACCGATCTGCTGTTTATGGCGCTGGTGCAGCAGGATATTGAACACGCGCCGGAGCGTATTCGTCACAGTGAAGCACTGGTAAAAAAACTGGTCTGA
- a CDS encoding YfhL family 4Fe-4S dicluster ferredoxin has protein sequence MALLITKKCINCDMCEPECPNEAISMGDSIYEINSDRCTECVGHYETPTCQKVCPIPNTILKDPAHIENNEQLWDKFVMLHHADKI, from the coding sequence ATGGCGCTGTTGATCACCAAAAAATGCATAAATTGCGATATGTGCGAACCAGAGTGTCCGAACGAGGCCATTTCGATGGGCGACAGCATTTATGAAATCAACAGCGATCGCTGCACCGAGTGTGTGGGCCATTACGAAACGCCCACCTGTCAGAAGGTGTGCCCGATCCCGAATACCATCTTAAAAGATCCGGCACATATCGAAAATAACGAACAGCTGTGGGATAAGTTCGTGATGTTGCATCACGCCGATAAAATCTAG
- the acpS gene encoding holo-ACP synthase — MAILGLGTDIVEIARIEAVIARSGDRLARRVLADNEWAIWASHQQPVRFLAKRFAVKEAAAKAFGTGIRNGLAFNQFEVYNDELGKPSLRLWGEALKLAEKMGVRSMHVTLADERHYACATVIIES; from the coding sequence ATGGCGATCCTGGGATTAGGGACGGATATTGTCGAAATCGCCCGTATCGAAGCGGTGATCGCCCGTAGCGGCGATCGCCTGGCGCGGCGCGTGCTGGCGGATAACGAGTGGGCCATCTGGGCTTCGCATCAGCAGCCGGTACGCTTTCTGGCGAAACGCTTTGCGGTAAAAGAGGCGGCGGCAAAAGCCTTCGGCACCGGCATTCGCAACGGGCTGGCCTTTAATCAGTTTGAAGTGTACAACGACGAACTGGGCAAGCCGAGCCTGCGGTTATGGGGCGAGGCGCTGAAGCTGGCAGAAAAAATGGGCGTCAGATCGATGCACGTTACGCTGGCGGATGAGCGGCACTACGCCTGTGCGACGGTGATTATCGAAAGCTAG
- the pdxJ gene encoding pyridoxine 5'-phosphate synthase, whose translation MAELLLGVNIDHIATLRNARGTAYPDPVQAAFIAEQAGADGITVHLREDRRHITDRDVKILRQTLDTRMNLEMAVTDEMLDIACDTRPHFCCLVPEKRQEVTTEGGLDVAGQREKMRAACKRLADAGILVSLFIDADEAQIKAAADVGAPYIEIHTGCYADAKDEAAQAKELERIAKAATYAASLGLKVNAGHGLTYHNVKAIAALPEMHELNIGHAIIGRAVMSGLKEAVSEMKRLMLEARR comes from the coding sequence ATGGCTGAATTACTGTTAGGCGTTAACATCGATCACATTGCCACATTGCGTAATGCGCGCGGCACGGCGTACCCGGATCCGGTGCAGGCCGCGTTTATCGCTGAACAGGCGGGCGCGGATGGTATTACCGTGCATCTGCGCGAGGATCGTCGGCACATTACCGATCGCGACGTGAAGATCCTGCGCCAGACGCTGGATACGCGCATGAATCTGGAAATGGCCGTTACCGATGAGATGCTGGACATTGCCTGTGACACCCGTCCGCATTTTTGCTGCCTGGTGCCGGAAAAGCGTCAGGAAGTGACCACCGAAGGCGGGCTGGACGTCGCCGGTCAGCGTGAAAAAATGCGCGCAGCCTGCAAACGTCTTGCTGATGCGGGCATCCTGGTCTCACTGTTTATCGACGCCGATGAAGCGCAAATCAAAGCCGCTGCGGACGTGGGCGCACCTTATATCGAGATCCACACCGGCTGCTACGCCGATGCGAAAGACGAAGCCGCGCAGGCAAAGGAACTGGAGCGCATCGCGAAAGCCGCAACCTATGCCGCCAGCCTCGGCCTGAAAGTGAACGCCGGACACGGTCTGACCTACCATAACGTGAAAGCCATCGCCGCCCTGCCGGAAATGCACGAACTGAATATCGGTCACGCGATTATTGGTCGCGCGGTAATGAGCGGGCTGAAAGAGGCGGTCAGCGAAATGAAACGTCTGATGCTGGAAGCGCGTCGCTAA
- the recO gene encoding DNA repair protein RecO produces the protein MEGWQRAFVLHSRPWSETSLMLDVFTEESGRVRLVAKGARSKRSSLKGALQPFTPLLLRFGGRGNVKTLRSAEAVSLALPLSGISLYSGLYINELISRVLEHETRFSELFFEYLHCIQALAGVNGSPEAILRRFELALLSHLGYGIDFLHCAGSGDVVEDTMTYRYREEKGFIASVVLDNRTFTGRHLRALAEREFPDADTLKAAKRFTRMALKPYLGGKPLKSRELFRQFIPKRAAPDPQ, from the coding sequence ATGGAAGGCTGGCAGCGCGCTTTCGTCCTGCATAGTCGTCCCTGGAGCGAAACCAGTCTCATGCTGGACGTCTTCACGGAAGAATCCGGTCGCGTGCGTCTTGTCGCAAAAGGGGCACGCTCTAAACGCTCCAGCCTTAAAGGCGCGCTACAACCCTTTACCCCTCTGCTGCTCCGCTTTGGCGGACGCGGCAACGTCAAAACGCTGCGCAGCGCCGAAGCCGTCTCCCTGGCGCTGCCTTTAAGCGGAATTTCCCTGTACAGCGGTCTGTATATCAACGAGCTGATTTCGCGCGTGCTGGAGCACGAGACGCGCTTCTCTGAACTCTTCTTTGAATACCTGCACTGTATCCAGGCGCTGGCGGGCGTCAACGGTTCGCCGGAGGCCATTCTGCGCCGCTTTGAACTGGCGTTGCTCAGTCACCTGGGGTACGGCATCGATTTCCTGCACTGCGCAGGCAGCGGCGACGTGGTGGAAGACACCATGACCTACCGCTATCGCGAAGAGAAAGGATTTATCGCCAGTGTCGTGCTGGATAACCGTACCTTTACCGGACGTCATCTGCGGGCGCTGGCGGAGCGCGAGTTTCCTGATGCCGACACGCTGAAGGCCGCGAAACGCTTTACCCGCATGGCCTTAAAGCCGTACCTTGGCGGTAAGCCGCTAAAAAGTCGCGAACTGTTTCGTCAGTTCATTCCTAAGCGCGCGGCACCCGATCCCCAATAA
- the era gene encoding GTPase Era, producing MSEEKTYCGFIAIVGRPNVGKSTLLNNLLGQKISITSRKAQTTRHRIVGIHTEGPYQAIYVDTPGLHMEEKRAINRLMNKAASSSIGDVELVIFVVEGTRWTPDDEMVLNKLRDARAPVILAVNKVDNVQEKADLLPHLQFLASQMNFLDIVPMSAETGMNVDTVAGIVRKHLPEAIHHFPEEYITDRSQRFMASEIIREKLMRFLGAELPYSVTVEIEQFVTNERGGYDINGLILVEREGQKKMVIGNKGAKIKTIGIEARKDMQDMFEAPVHLELWVKVKSGWADDERALRSLGYTDDLK from the coding sequence ATGAGCGAAGAAAAAACATACTGCGGATTTATTGCCATCGTGGGGCGTCCCAACGTTGGCAAATCCACCCTGCTGAACAATCTGCTCGGGCAGAAGATTTCTATTACTTCCCGTAAAGCGCAGACCACCCGTCACCGTATCGTGGGCATCCACACCGAAGGGCCGTATCAGGCTATCTACGTGGATACCCCGGGTCTGCACATGGAAGAAAAACGCGCCATTAACCGCCTGATGAACAAAGCGGCAAGCAGCTCCATCGGCGACGTAGAGCTGGTTATTTTCGTGGTGGAAGGCACGCGCTGGACGCCGGACGACGAGATGGTGCTGAACAAACTGCGTGATGCCCGCGCGCCGGTGATCCTTGCGGTGAACAAAGTGGACAACGTGCAGGAGAAAGCCGATCTGCTGCCGCATCTGCAGTTCCTGGCAAGCCAGATGAACTTCCTCGACATCGTGCCGATGTCTGCGGAAACCGGTATGAACGTTGATACCGTGGCAGGGATTGTGCGTAAGCATCTGCCGGAAGCGATCCATCACTTCCCGGAAGAGTATATAACCGATCGCTCCCAGCGCTTTATGGCGTCTGAAATCATCCGTGAAAAACTGATGCGTTTCCTCGGCGCAGAGCTGCCTTACTCGGTAACGGTAGAAATTGAGCAATTTGTCACTAACGAGCGCGGTGGTTACGACATCAACGGTCTGATCCTCGTCGAGCGCGAAGGGCAGAAGAAAATGGTGATCGGCAACAAGGGCGCGAAAATCAAAACCATTGGTATTGAAGCCCGCAAGGACATGCAGGACATGTTTGAAGCCCCCGTGCATCTTGAGCTGTGGGTGAAGGTTAAATCCGGCTGGGCCGATGACGAGCGCGCCCTGCGTAGTCTCGGTTACACCGACGATCTGAAGTAA
- the rnc gene encoding ribonuclease III, with amino-acid sequence MNPIVINRLQRKLGYTFHHQELLQQALTHRSASSKHNERLEFLGDSILSFVIANALYHRFPRVDEGDMSRMRATLVRGNTLAEIAREFELGECLRLGPGELKSGGFRRESILADTVEALIGGIFLDSDIHNVERLILNWYQSRLDEISPGDKQKDPKTRLQEYLQGRHLPLPSYLVVQVRGEAHDQEFTIHCQVSGLSEPVVGTGSSRRKAEQAAAEQALKKLELE; translated from the coding sequence ATGAATCCCATCGTAATTAATCGGCTTCAACGGAAGCTGGGCTACACTTTTCATCATCAGGAATTGTTGCAGCAGGCATTAACCCATCGCAGTGCCAGCAGCAAGCACAATGAACGTCTCGAATTTTTGGGTGACTCGATTTTAAGCTTTGTGATCGCCAATGCGCTGTATCACCGTTTTCCACGCGTGGACGAAGGCGATATGAGCCGCATGCGCGCCACGCTGGTGCGCGGCAATACCCTGGCTGAGATCGCCCGCGAATTTGAACTCGGCGAATGCCTGCGCCTCGGGCCGGGCGAGCTGAAAAGCGGCGGCTTTCGCCGTGAGTCTATCCTTGCCGATACCGTTGAAGCGCTGATTGGCGGCATTTTCCTCGACAGCGATATTCATAACGTCGAAAGACTGATCCTCAACTGGTATCAAAGCCGTCTGGATGAAATCAGTCCGGGCGATAAACAAAAAGATCCGAAAACGCGTTTGCAGGAATACCTGCAGGGGCGTCATCTGCCGCTGCCGTCTTATCTGGTGGTGCAGGTGCGTGGTGAAGCCCACGATCAAGAATTTACTATCCACTGCCAGGTAAGTGGTCTGAGCGAACCGGTGGTAGGCACAGGTTCCAGCCGCCGTAAGGCAGAGCAGGCCGCCGCCGAACAGGCGCTTAAAAAACTGGAGCTGGAATGA
- the lepB gene encoding signal peptidase I produces MANMFALILVIATLVTGLLWCVDKFIFAPKRRERQAAAQAATGDAIDPKTLKKVSPKPGWLETGASVFPVLAIVLVVRSFIYEPFQIPSGSMMPTLLIGDFILVEKFAYGIKDPIYQHTLIETGHPKRGDIAVFKYPDDPRLDYIKRVVGLPGDKVSYDPVTKQVTVQPGCRSGQACESALPITYSNVEPGDFVQTFGRKNGGEASSGFFALPKGETRDNGIRLNERKETLGDVTHRILMVPIAQDQLGMYYQQPGQQLATWIVPPGHYFMMGDNRDNSADSRYWGFVPEANLVGRATAIWMSFEKQEGEWPTGVRFSRIGGIH; encoded by the coding sequence ATGGCGAATATGTTTGCCCTGATCCTGGTGATCGCGACGCTGGTGACCGGGCTGTTATGGTGTGTGGATAAATTTATCTTTGCACCAAAGCGCCGTGAACGCCAGGCGGCGGCGCAGGCGGCCACCGGCGATGCAATCGATCCGAAAACGCTGAAAAAAGTCAGCCCGAAACCGGGCTGGCTGGAAACCGGGGCATCGGTTTTCCCCGTGCTGGCCATTGTACTGGTGGTGCGTTCCTTCATTTACGAGCCATTCCAGATCCCGTCTGGCTCCATGATGCCAACGCTGCTGATCGGCGATTTCATTCTGGTGGAGAAATTCGCCTATGGGATCAAAGATCCGATTTACCAGCACACCTTGATTGAAACGGGTCACCCGAAACGCGGCGATATCGCCGTATTCAAATACCCGGACGATCCGCGCCTTGATTACATCAAACGCGTCGTGGGCTTGCCGGGTGACAAGGTGAGCTACGATCCGGTGACCAAGCAGGTGACGGTACAGCCAGGCTGTCGTTCTGGTCAGGCGTGCGAAAGCGCGCTGCCGATCACTTACTCTAACGTGGAGCCGGGCGATTTTGTGCAGACCTTCGGCCGTAAAAACGGCGGTGAGGCGAGCAGCGGTTTCTTCGCGCTGCCGAAAGGGGAAACCCGTGACAACGGCATTCGCCTTAACGAGCGTAAAGAGACGCTGGGCGACGTGACGCACCGTATTCTGATGGTGCCAATCGCGCAGGATCAGCTGGGGATGTATTACCAGCAGCCGGGTCAGCAACTGGCCACCTGGATCGTGCCGCCGGGACACTACTTCATGATGGGTGATAACCGCGATAACAGCGCGGACAGCCGTTACTGGGGCTTTGTGCCGGAAGCGAATCTGGTAGGGCGCGCGACGGCGATCTGGATGAGTTTCGAGAAACAAGAAGGTGAATGGCCAACCGGCGTGCGTTTCAGTCGCATCGGCGGCATTCATTAA
- the lepA gene encoding translation elongation factor 4: MKNIRNFSIIAHIDHGKSTLSDRIIQLCGGLSDREMAAQVLDSMDLERERGITIKAQSVTLDYKASDGETYQLNFIDTPGHVDFSYEVSRSLAACEGALLVVDAGQGVEAQTLANCYTALEMDLEVVPVLNKIDLPAADPERVAEEIEDIVGIDATDAVRCSAKTGVGVGDVLERLVKEIPGPQGDPDAPLQALIIDSWFDNYLGVVSLIRVKNGTLRKGDKIKVMSTGQVYNADRLGIFTPKQIDRTELNCGEVGWLVCAIKDILGAPVGDTLTLARNPADKALPGFKKVKPQVYAGLFPISSDDYENFRDALGKLSLNDASLFYEPESSTALGFGFRCGFLGLLHMEIIQERLEREYDLELITTAPTVVYEVQTTSKETIYVDSPSKLPPLNNIEELREPIAECHMLLPQEYLGNVITLCIEKRGVQTNMVYHGKQVALTYEIPMAEVVLDFFDRLKSTSRGYASLDYNFKRFQASDMVRVDVLINNERVDALALITHRDNSQYRGRELVEKMKDLIPRQQFDIAIQAAIGNHVIARSTVKQLRKNVLAKCYGGDVSRKKKLLQKQKDGKKRMKQVGNVELPQEAFLAILHVGKDSK; this comes from the coding sequence ATGAAGAACATACGCAACTTTTCGATCATCGCTCACATTGACCACGGTAAGTCGACGCTGTCTGACCGTATTATCCAGCTTTGCGGCGGCCTGTCCGATCGCGAAATGGCAGCCCAGGTGCTTGATTCTATGGATCTTGAGCGCGAACGCGGCATTACTATTAAAGCGCAAAGCGTTACGCTCGATTACAAAGCATCAGACGGCGAAACCTATCAGCTGAACTTTATCGACACCCCCGGCCACGTTGACTTCTCCTATGAAGTCTCCCGCTCCCTTGCCGCCTGCGAAGGCGCGCTGCTGGTGGTGGATGCCGGTCAGGGCGTGGAAGCCCAGACGCTGGCGAACTGCTATACCGCACTGGAAATGGATCTTGAAGTCGTACCGGTGCTTAACAAAATCGACCTGCCGGCCGCCGATCCTGAGCGCGTGGCGGAAGAAATTGAAGACATCGTCGGCATTGATGCCACCGACGCCGTGCGCTGCTCAGCGAAAACCGGCGTGGGCGTGGGTGACGTGCTGGAGCGTCTGGTGAAGGAAATTCCTGGCCCGCAAGGCGACCCGGATGCACCGCTGCAGGCGCTGATCATTGACTCCTGGTTCGATAACTACCTGGGCGTGGTCTCGCTGATCCGTGTGAAAAACGGCACCCTGCGTAAGGGCGACAAAATTAAAGTGATGAGCACCGGCCAGGTCTACAACGCCGATCGTCTGGGCATTTTCACCCCGAAACAGATCGACCGTACCGAACTGAACTGCGGTGAAGTAGGCTGGCTGGTTTGCGCCATTAAAGACATCCTGGGCGCGCCGGTGGGCGATACCCTGACGCTGGCGCGTAATCCGGCAGACAAAGCGTTGCCTGGCTTTAAAAAGGTGAAGCCGCAGGTTTACGCCGGTCTGTTCCCGATCAGCTCTGACGACTACGAAAACTTCCGCGATGCGCTGGGTAAACTCAGCCTCAACGATGCCTCCCTGTTCTATGAGCCGGAAAGTTCTACGGCGCTGGGCTTTGGTTTCCGCTGCGGCTTCCTTGGCCTGCTGCACATGGAGATCATCCAGGAGCGTCTGGAACGTGAATACGATCTGGAGCTGATCACCACCGCGCCGACGGTAGTTTACGAAGTGCAAACCACCTCGAAAGAAACGATTTACGTCGACAGCCCGTCCAAGCTGCCGCCGCTGAATAACATCGAAGAGCTGCGCGAGCCGATCGCCGAATGTCACATGCTGCTGCCGCAGGAATATCTCGGTAACGTCATCACGCTGTGTATTGAGAAACGTGGCGTGCAGACCAACATGGTTTACCACGGTAAGCAGGTGGCGCTGACCTATGAAATTCCGATGGCGGAAGTGGTGCTCGACTTCTTCGATCGCCTGAAGTCCACCTCCCGCGGCTATGCGTCGCTGGATTACAACTTCAAACGTTTCCAGGCCTCTGACATGGTGCGCGTGGATGTCCTGATCAACAACGAGCGCGTCGATGCGCTGGCGCTGATCACCCACCGCGATAACTCCCAGTACCGTGGACGTGAGCTGGTGGAAAAAATGAAAGATCTGATCCCGCGTCAGCAATTCGACATCGCGATCCAGGCCGCCATTGGCAACCATGTTATCGCCCGTTCAACGGTGAAACAGCTGCGTAAAAACGTACTGGCGAAATGCTACGGCGGCGACGTCAGCCGTAAGAAAAAGCTGCTGCAAAAACAGAAAGACGGTAAGAAGCGTATGAAACAGGTCGGTAACGTCGAGCTGCCACAGGAAGCCTTCCTCGCCATTCTGCATGTAGGCAAAGACAGCAAATAA